The proteins below are encoded in one region of Nitrospira defluvii:
- a CDS encoding efflux RND transporter periplasmic adaptor subunit, whose translation MRLLRRRWLLISVGVMVVLGAVHLVILIEGGKQERGDSAIRKSESVPPAGPLTVVTLKPDLAAEAGIHVTPVVKGGFRLHRDFPATVQPNENELAEVTTLVRGRVVEVYADVGQDVNKGAVLALLHSKDLSLAQAAYVKAAAQSHEAALAYERATTLYEELVVSLAELNRREAVMKTARAELRETTHRLELLGVQAEEIERLDREHTIRSDVPIRAPVAGRVIMRNLTRGEVVEMAQKIFTVADLSDVWVVGKVPEKDVQFIHREQSVEVRATAYPGRVFPGTITYLSDVLDPATRTMRLRVTVPNPKKLLKPEMFASVRVYAEPEPEVVMVPVAAVQRSGESSYVFMRLEGGRFEKRPVVLGPETDQVVAVLSGLREGELIVTAGTFVLKSEFEKSQIEPVQ comes from the coding sequence ATGCGACTCCTTCGGCGGAGATGGCTGTTGATCAGCGTGGGCGTGATGGTGGTGCTGGGTGCGGTCCATCTCGTCATCCTCATCGAGGGAGGTAAGCAGGAGCGAGGCGACTCCGCCATTCGGAAATCGGAATCGGTGCCCCCTGCCGGACCCCTGACCGTGGTCACGCTAAAACCGGACCTGGCTGCGGAAGCGGGCATTCACGTGACTCCGGTCGTGAAGGGCGGGTTCCGGCTCCATCGGGATTTTCCCGCGACGGTCCAACCGAATGAGAACGAGTTGGCCGAGGTCACGACGTTGGTCCGCGGCCGGGTGGTGGAGGTCTACGCGGATGTCGGGCAAGATGTGAACAAAGGGGCGGTCTTGGCGTTGTTGCACAGTAAGGACCTGAGCCTGGCTCAAGCGGCGTATGTGAAGGCCGCAGCCCAATCGCACGAGGCCGCATTGGCCTATGAGCGGGCTACCACGCTGTACGAGGAGCTGGTAGTGAGCCTTGCCGAGTTGAATCGGCGCGAAGCTGTGATGAAGACGGCTCGCGCGGAATTGCGGGAAACAACGCATCGGTTGGAGTTGCTGGGTGTACAGGCGGAAGAGATCGAGCGCCTGGACCGGGAGCACACGATCCGTTCCGACGTGCCGATTCGGGCGCCGGTTGCTGGTCGGGTGATCATGCGCAACCTCACGCGCGGTGAAGTCGTGGAGATGGCGCAGAAAATCTTCACGGTGGCCGATCTCTCTGATGTCTGGGTCGTCGGCAAGGTGCCGGAAAAAGACGTGCAGTTCATCCATCGCGAGCAGTCCGTCGAGGTGCGGGCGACGGCGTATCCGGGCCGAGTGTTTCCCGGCACGATCACCTATCTCAGCGACGTGTTGGATCCCGCGACGCGCACCATGCGATTGCGCGTCACGGTCCCGAATCCGAAGAAGTTGTTGAAGCCGGAGATGTTTGCATCGGTACGGGTTTATGCGGAGCCTGAACCGGAGGTCGTGATGGTGCCCGTCGCGGCGGTGCAACGGAGCGGTGAGTCCTCCTATGTGTTCATGCGATTGGAGGGGGGGAGGTTCGAAAAGCGTCCTGTGGTCCTCGGCCCGGAAACCGACCAGGTCGTCGCGGTGTTGAGCGGTCTGCGCGAGGGCGAACTGATCGTCACCGCCGGCACCTTCGTGCTCAAGTCCGAATTCGAAAAATCTCAAATCGAGCCCGTGCAATGA
- a CDS encoding efflux RND transporter permease subunit, with product MIDALIALSLRRWPLILILAGLLAAAGVVAFRQLPIDAFPDVTNIQVQILTDGPGLSPIEVERFVTIPLELQMTGLPDLTEIRSLSKFALSQITVVFKDHVDLSRARQLVLERLLEAKAILPPGVEPVMAPVTTGLGEIYQYYLDSPSVNAEDPEALEVALTEQRVLQDWVLRPLIKTVPGVIDVNALGGFVKQYQVIVEPAKLRKYNLTLDQVFEAVAQNNANAGGNVVDRHGERSIVRGLGLVRNIADIEDIVVKENGGTPVYVHNLGEVRIGHAIRHGAAVLNGDREVVAGIVLMYRGANARQVVEAVKAKVEAIHRGGILPGGLKLVPFYDRSELVTAALDTVRQALLGGILLVGLVLFVTIGNVRSALIVTATLILTPLLTFRIMQDLDLSANLMSLGGLAIAIGMVVDGSIVVVENVYRHLSEPGSSPTTRWDLVLQASKEVARPIAFALLIIIVVFLPLVLLEGMEGRLFAPLAYTVMIALLVSLALSLTVTPVLCALGLTGGEQQEALLIRWAKTAYEPLLRWTLTHRRLVLAGALLQFGVTLALVPYLGREFVPVLEEGALTPLIIRLPRVSLPESIELEKRALRALREFPEVRLAVGKIGRSEIGNEPQEANESDPVVLLHPRDTWTTTRTKAELVDTMRRRLAEIPGMSFMMSQPIQQRVDELISGVRTEFAIKLFGDDLDVLKERADQIAAIMRTVEGVKDLRVEQIAGQPYLTVDIDRHKIARYGINVADIRTIIETAIGGKPATKVYENERRFELILRFPEEHRSTVRQIGEILVNSAVGAPIPLSELAKVEMREGPARISREQVRRRIFIGFNVVGRDPGSIVEEGQRKLAERLRLPSGYTITWGGAFEQMERAMARLRIVVPVTIGIIGLLLVLAFNSLRSASLIVVNLPFALIGGVFGLWLTGQYLSVPAAVGFIALFGVAVENGIVLVSTINGMRQAGFTSEEAIRQGCLQRLRPVMMTTLTTLLGLAPLALAQGIGSEVQRPLAVVVIGGLVSSTLLTLIVLPTLYQWFEPSDGSEKVSQ from the coding sequence ATGATCGACGCCTTGATCGCCTTGTCGCTCCGACGGTGGCCGCTCATCCTGATCCTGGCCGGTCTCTTGGCCGCGGCCGGTGTGGTGGCGTTCCGTCAGTTGCCGATCGACGCCTTCCCGGATGTCACCAACATCCAGGTGCAGATCTTGACCGACGGGCCGGGGCTGTCTCCGATCGAGGTCGAGCGATTCGTCACCATCCCGCTCGAGCTGCAGATGACCGGCTTGCCCGACCTCACCGAAATCCGCTCGCTGTCGAAATTCGCCCTCTCCCAGATCACGGTGGTGTTCAAAGATCATGTGGACCTCTCACGCGCTCGCCAGCTCGTCCTCGAGCGCCTGCTCGAAGCGAAAGCGATCTTGCCGCCGGGGGTCGAGCCGGTCATGGCGCCAGTGACGACCGGCCTCGGCGAAATCTATCAGTACTACTTGGACAGTCCGTCGGTGAACGCGGAGGATCCCGAAGCGCTTGAAGTCGCGCTGACGGAGCAGCGGGTCCTGCAGGATTGGGTGCTTCGGCCGCTTATTAAGACGGTTCCCGGCGTTATCGATGTGAATGCGCTGGGTGGGTTCGTCAAGCAGTATCAGGTGATTGTCGAGCCGGCCAAGCTGCGGAAGTACAACTTGACGCTCGACCAGGTGTTCGAGGCGGTCGCGCAGAACAATGCCAACGCCGGCGGTAATGTCGTGGATCGACACGGCGAACGGTCGATCGTGCGCGGGTTGGGGTTGGTGCGGAACATCGCCGATATTGAGGACATTGTGGTGAAAGAGAACGGTGGCACGCCCGTGTATGTGCACAACCTGGGGGAGGTGCGTATCGGCCACGCGATCCGCCACGGCGCCGCCGTGCTCAACGGCGATCGGGAAGTCGTGGCCGGCATCGTGCTCATGTACCGCGGGGCCAACGCACGACAGGTCGTGGAGGCCGTCAAGGCCAAGGTGGAAGCGATCCATCGCGGCGGCATCCTCCCGGGTGGGCTAAAATTGGTCCCCTTCTACGACCGGTCCGAATTGGTGACGGCGGCCCTTGATACGGTCCGCCAGGCCTTACTGGGGGGAATTCTCCTGGTGGGTCTGGTTCTGTTCGTCACGATCGGCAACGTTCGCAGCGCGCTCATTGTAACGGCGACCCTGATCCTCACGCCGCTGTTGACGTTTCGGATCATGCAGGACCTCGACCTCTCGGCCAATCTCATGTCACTGGGCGGGCTGGCGATCGCCATTGGGATGGTCGTCGACGGGTCGATTGTGGTTGTGGAGAACGTATACCGCCATCTCTCCGAGCCGGGTTCCTCCCCGACGACGCGTTGGGATTTGGTATTACAGGCCTCGAAGGAAGTAGCGCGCCCGATCGCCTTCGCGTTACTCATCATTATCGTGGTGTTTCTGCCGCTGGTGCTCTTGGAAGGCATGGAAGGCAGGCTGTTCGCACCCTTGGCCTACACAGTCATGATCGCCCTGCTGGTGTCGCTGGCGCTGTCTCTGACGGTCACGCCGGTCCTTTGCGCCCTGGGACTCACCGGCGGGGAGCAACAGGAGGCTCTCCTGATACGGTGGGCGAAGACGGCGTATGAGCCGCTGCTCCGATGGACGCTCACCCATCGGCGGCTGGTGCTGGCCGGCGCCCTCCTCCAGTTTGGTGTGACACTGGCGCTCGTGCCGTACCTGGGTCGAGAGTTTGTGCCCGTGCTGGAGGAAGGGGCGCTGACGCCGCTGATCATCCGGTTGCCACGGGTGTCGCTCCCTGAATCCATCGAACTGGAAAAACGGGCCTTACGGGCCCTGCGGGAATTTCCAGAGGTCCGCCTCGCTGTCGGAAAAATCGGTCGATCGGAGATCGGGAATGAACCGCAAGAGGCCAATGAAAGCGATCCGGTCGTCCTGCTGCACCCGCGGGACACCTGGACGACCACTCGGACCAAAGCCGAGCTGGTCGATACGATGCGCCGACGGCTTGCCGAAATCCCCGGCATGTCTTTTATGATGAGCCAACCCATCCAGCAGCGTGTGGACGAGTTGATCTCGGGAGTCAGGACGGAGTTCGCCATTAAGTTGTTCGGAGATGATTTGGATGTCTTGAAGGAACGGGCGGATCAAATCGCCGCCATCATGAGAACGGTCGAAGGAGTGAAAGATCTGCGTGTGGAGCAGATCGCGGGGCAGCCGTACCTCACCGTCGATATCGATCGCCACAAGATCGCACGCTACGGCATCAACGTGGCGGATATTCGCACGATCATCGAAACCGCGATCGGCGGCAAACCCGCGACGAAGGTTTATGAAAATGAGCGACGGTTCGAGCTCATCCTGCGGTTTCCCGAGGAGCACCGGAGCACGGTGCGCCAGATCGGCGAGATTCTGGTCAACTCGGCTGTCGGCGCGCCGATTCCGCTCAGTGAGCTGGCGAAGGTGGAGATGCGCGAGGGCCCCGCGCGCATCAGCCGCGAACAGGTGCGCCGGCGGATCTTCATCGGCTTCAACGTGGTTGGCCGCGATCCTGGCAGCATCGTCGAAGAGGGGCAGCGCAAGCTCGCGGAGCGTCTCCGGTTGCCGTCCGGCTACACCATTACCTGGGGCGGCGCGTTCGAGCAGATGGAACGCGCGATGGCGCGCCTCCGGATCGTCGTGCCGGTCACGATCGGCATAATCGGGCTGTTGCTGGTCCTCGCCTTCAACTCCCTACGCTCGGCGTCGTTGATCGTGGTAAACCTCCCGTTCGCCCTCATTGGCGGCGTGTTCGGGTTGTGGCTGACGGGGCAATACCTGAGTGTGCCGGCAGCGGTCGGGTTTATCGCGCTGTTCGGCGTCGCGGTCGAAAACGGGATCGTACTGGTGTCCACCATCAACGGGATGCGGCAGGCGGGGTTCACCAGCGAAGAGGCCATCCGGCAAGGGTGTCTCCAACGCCTGCGCCCGGTCATGATGACGACGCTGACCACACTGTTGGGGCTAGCGCCCCTGGCGCTGGCGCAGGGCATCGGCTCGGAGGTCCAACGGCCACTCGCGGTCGTTGTGATCGGCGGCCTGGTGAGTTCGACACTGCTCACGCTGATCGTGTTGCCCACGCTCTATCAATGGTTCGAGCCGAGCGATGGGTCGGAAAAAGTGAGTCAATGA
- a CDS encoding AMP-dependent synthetase/ligase, which translates to MPHVAVYPSPDSITTDDVTTLPELFRLRCQRSPEREAYRQCEASVWRSYSWREVEGLVARWQLALAGENLASGDRVAVLLKNSVEWVCFDLAAQSLGLAVVPLYAADHENNTTYILADSGARLLLVGHIDQWFALAGHRARFPQLSHVLCLETACTPVPATGIQVSFIKHWLPSGARPQVNLAKDTHALATIVYTSGTTGRPKGVMLSHFNILSNAQAVITQVQAYPEDLFLSFLPLSHAFERTVGCYLPMMAGSCVAYARAINKLAEDIAMVRPTILVSVPRIYERMYVRLQNQLGKKCAMTRALFHWAQEIGWRHFQATRRHGEAPGRWAALLRPVLQYLVADKFLARFGGRLRLAVSGGAPLSLTLSQCFVGLGVPLVQGYGLTEAAPVVTSNRPEDNLPESVGIPLPGVEVRLGEQNELLVRGPNVMMGYWNRPEDTARAINAEGWLHTGDQARIENGYVFIVGRLKEIVVLSTGEKIVPEAVEMALVLDPLIDQAMVVGEGKPYLAALLVLNAGAWRSMAQRWSLPAEDPAALADVRLQHHIENLCHRRLASVPEYAQVRRFWLTLEPWTLDNDLVTPTLKLKRPAIEQRFAEHILKLYSGHLPPA; encoded by the coding sequence GTGCCGCACGTTGCCGTTTATCCCTCACCGGACAGTATTACCACCGACGACGTGACGACGCTGCCCGAATTGTTCCGGCTCAGGTGCCAGCGCTCGCCGGAGCGCGAGGCCTACCGGCAATGTGAAGCTAGCGTATGGCGCAGTTATTCCTGGAGGGAAGTGGAAGGGCTTGTGGCGCGCTGGCAGTTGGCGCTGGCCGGCGAAAATCTTGCTTCGGGAGACCGCGTCGCCGTGCTGCTCAAGAACAGCGTGGAATGGGTCTGTTTCGATCTGGCGGCACAATCGCTGGGACTGGCTGTCGTGCCCCTCTATGCTGCTGACCATGAGAATAACACCACCTACATCCTCGCCGATTCAGGCGCGCGCCTCTTGCTAGTCGGCCACATCGATCAATGGTTTGCATTGGCCGGGCACCGCGCACGATTTCCGCAACTGTCCCACGTGCTGTGCCTGGAGACGGCCTGTACCCCTGTCCCAGCCACCGGCATTCAGGTCAGCTTCATCAAGCACTGGTTACCATCCGGGGCGCGCCCCCAGGTCAATCTGGCCAAGGACACGCACGCGTTGGCGACCATCGTCTATACGTCGGGCACCACGGGCCGCCCGAAGGGCGTCATGCTGTCGCATTTCAATATTCTTTCAAATGCGCAAGCCGTCATCACGCAGGTGCAGGCTTATCCGGAGGATCTATTCCTCTCTTTTCTGCCGCTGTCCCACGCCTTCGAGCGCACCGTCGGCTGCTACCTCCCGATGATGGCAGGGAGTTGCGTGGCCTATGCACGCGCGATCAATAAGCTGGCCGAGGATATTGCGATGGTGCGCCCGACCATTCTGGTCTCCGTGCCACGCATCTACGAACGCATGTACGTCCGGTTGCAGAATCAATTGGGGAAAAAGTGTGCCATGACGCGCGCGCTGTTCCACTGGGCGCAGGAGATTGGATGGAGGCATTTTCAGGCAACCCGTCGTCATGGCGAGGCTCCGGGCAGGTGGGCCGCCCTGTTGCGGCCAGTGCTGCAGTATCTGGTAGCCGACAAATTTCTTGCCCGTTTCGGAGGACGGCTGCGGCTGGCGGTGTCGGGGGGTGCTCCCTTATCTCTCACGCTCTCCCAATGCTTTGTCGGCTTGGGGGTGCCCTTGGTGCAGGGCTACGGCCTGACCGAAGCGGCACCGGTCGTGACCAGCAACCGACCGGAAGACAATCTGCCGGAGTCGGTCGGCATCCCCCTCCCCGGGGTTGAGGTCAGGCTCGGTGAGCAGAATGAATTACTGGTGCGTGGTCCCAACGTCATGATGGGCTACTGGAACCGGCCCGAGGATACGGCCAGGGCGATCAATGCCGAGGGCTGGTTGCACACGGGTGACCAGGCACGCATCGAAAACGGATATGTGTTCATCGTCGGGCGTCTCAAGGAGATCGTTGTCCTGTCCACCGGAGAGAAAATCGTGCCCGAGGCGGTGGAGATGGCACTCGTCCTGGACCCGCTGATCGACCAGGCGATGGTGGTCGGCGAGGGTAAGCCTTATCTGGCCGCACTCTTGGTGCTGAACGCCGGGGCCTGGCGTTCCATGGCCCAAAGATGGTCGTTACCTGCGGAGGATCCCGCCGCGCTGGCCGATGTGCGTCTCCAGCATCATATCGAAAACCTATGCCACCGACGACTGGCCAGCGTCCCCGAGTATGCCCAGGTACGTCGATTTTGGTTGACACTCGAGCCTTGGACCCTCGACAACGATCTTGTCACGCCGACTCTCAAACTCAAACGTCCTGCGATCGAGCAACGTTTTGCGGAACACATTCTCAAGCTTTACTCCGGGCATCTGCCCCCAGCTTGA
- a CDS encoding AMP-binding protein has protein sequence METSQEQTEARPSPEPASELLDIVRTLFAELHRHTGPDRPITLDNSLDRDLGFDSLARVELMVRIQRAFGVDLPEDTLVRATTPRDLLEALQKGARGSARRAPIQPGPTLESAQGEAVDATTLLEVIDWHVRRQPDRIQVIYTGESGEQPITCRDLAEASERVAAGLQHRGLEAGQSVAIMLPTGPEYFPVYAGILLAGGIPVPIYPPAHLAQVEEHVRRHVGILCNAQAVLLVTIPEARAVAWLLRVHVPSLGTVVSAQELLRSRESLTRVPVAAQDVAFIQYTSGSTGDPKGVVLTHANLLANIRAMGQAIGLRPDDVFVSWLPLYHDMGLIGAWLGTLYFGIPLVVMSPLAFLARPVRWLQAVHAYRGTLSAAPNFAYELCVKKIGDEELAGLDLSSWRLAFNGAETVLPETLTRFGRRFAQYGFHSEALTPVYGLAECSVGLAFPPSGRGPLIDRVQRESFTRTGSAVPAAPDNASPLCFVSCGRPLPGHELRIVDASGNELGERQEGRLEFRGASATRGYFNNPQATSQLFRDGWLDSGDRGYIAGGEVFLTGRVKDIIIRGGRNIYPHEVEEVVGEIPGVRKGCVVVFGSPDPASGTERLVVLAETRESGQRERHQLCEAINAAIVEVLGEPADQIALAPPRTVLKTSSGKLRRAATRALFEAGLAGEHRRVGWWQVVSLAAGAFIPQVQRWAARAADVCFAAWAWLVFWLVAPIVWLVTIFTPRPSWAWAVGRVGARLLIRLTGTPFTVTGMEYLPRGTPCVLVVNHASYLDGFVLVAALPEQFGFVAKRELLEHFIPRVYLQRLGAEFVERFAAHESVQDARRLEVALRAGRALVFFPEGTFTRLPGLKSFRMGAFVVAANTGIPVVPVAICGTRSILRDGQWWPRRGAITITFGAPLLPVTDAHEAFAAAVVLRDAVRAHILRHCGEPDTQGEV, from the coding sequence GTGGAGACATCCCAAGAGCAGACTGAAGCAAGGCCGAGTCCCGAACCTGCGTCGGAGCTTCTCGACATCGTGCGCACACTGTTCGCTGAACTTCACCGGCACACCGGACCTGACAGGCCCATCACTCTGGACAATTCGCTGGATCGCGATCTCGGTTTCGACAGCTTGGCGCGGGTGGAACTGATGGTGCGTATCCAGCGTGCGTTCGGCGTGGATCTGCCGGAGGACACGCTGGTTCGCGCCACCACTCCCCGTGACCTGCTCGAGGCCCTGCAGAAAGGGGCACGTGGATCGGCACGTCGTGCGCCGATCCAGCCCGGGCCAACGTTGGAATCTGCGCAAGGCGAAGCTGTCGATGCCACCACGTTGCTCGAAGTGATCGACTGGCATGTGCGCCGGCAACCAGACCGCATCCAGGTTATTTATACCGGCGAAAGTGGCGAACAGCCCATCACCTGTCGCGATCTGGCGGAGGCATCTGAACGGGTCGCCGCAGGTCTGCAACACCGTGGCCTTGAAGCGGGACAATCAGTGGCCATCATGTTGCCGACCGGTCCGGAGTATTTTCCGGTCTATGCGGGCATCCTGCTTGCCGGCGGTATTCCCGTGCCCATTTATCCCCCGGCGCACTTGGCCCAAGTGGAAGAACACGTCCGCCGCCATGTCGGCATCTTGTGCAACGCACAAGCCGTCCTCCTGGTGACGATACCGGAAGCGCGCGCCGTGGCATGGCTGCTGCGGGTTCATGTGCCTTCCCTGGGTACGGTGGTGAGCGCGCAGGAACTGCTGCGCTCACGAGAGTCCCTGACCCGGGTACCGGTGGCGGCGCAAGATGTGGCCTTTATCCAATACACTTCCGGCAGCACGGGCGATCCCAAGGGCGTCGTGCTTACCCATGCCAATTTGCTTGCCAACATCCGTGCCATGGGCCAGGCGATCGGCCTCCGCCCCGATGATGTCTTCGTGAGCTGGCTGCCGCTCTACCACGATATGGGACTGATCGGCGCGTGGCTGGGCACGCTCTACTTCGGCATTCCACTGGTCGTCATGTCGCCTCTGGCCTTCCTCGCCCGGCCCGTCCGCTGGCTGCAGGCAGTCCATGCGTACCGCGGTACACTCTCGGCGGCACCCAACTTTGCCTATGAACTGTGTGTCAAGAAGATCGGCGACGAGGAGCTGGCCGGACTTGATCTCAGTTCGTGGCGGCTGGCATTCAACGGCGCGGAAACGGTCTTGCCGGAGACACTGACGCGTTTCGGAAGGCGTTTCGCTCAGTACGGCTTCCACTCCGAGGCACTCACGCCGGTATATGGGCTGGCCGAGTGTTCCGTGGGACTTGCATTTCCGCCATCCGGCCGCGGCCCCCTCATCGATCGTGTCCAGCGAGAATCCTTCACGCGTACCGGCAGCGCTGTACCCGCCGCTCCCGACAATGCCTCTCCGCTATGTTTTGTCTCCTGCGGGCGGCCGTTGCCCGGCCACGAATTGCGGATCGTGGATGCATCCGGTAATGAGCTGGGTGAGCGGCAAGAGGGCCGACTGGAATTCAGGGGGGCGTCGGCCACGCGCGGCTATTTCAACAATCCCCAGGCCACGTCACAGCTGTTCCGTGACGGTTGGCTTGACAGCGGTGACCGTGGGTACATCGCCGGCGGCGAAGTTTTTCTCACGGGGCGGGTCAAGGACATCATCATTCGAGGCGGGCGCAACATCTACCCCCACGAAGTAGAGGAGGTGGTTGGCGAGATACCGGGGGTGAGAAAGGGCTGCGTTGTCGTCTTCGGCAGCCCCGACCCGGCCTCGGGCACCGAGCGGCTGGTGGTCCTCGCTGAAACACGCGAGAGCGGCCAGCGTGAACGCCATCAACTTTGCGAGGCGATCAACGCTGCAATCGTCGAGGTACTGGGCGAGCCTGCTGACCAAATTGCGCTTGCACCGCCCCGTACCGTACTAAAGACTTCCAGTGGCAAGTTGCGTCGAGCCGCCACGCGAGCGCTGTTCGAGGCAGGATTGGCCGGCGAGCACAGGCGTGTCGGGTGGTGGCAGGTAGTCAGCCTTGCCGCGGGTGCATTCATTCCCCAGGTGCAACGCTGGGCGGCAAGGGCAGCGGATGTGTGTTTTGCGGCGTGGGCCTGGTTGGTGTTCTGGCTGGTGGCGCCAATTGTCTGGCTGGTCACCATCTTCACCCCACGCCCTTCCTGGGCCTGGGCAGTCGGCCGGGTCGGTGCACGGCTATTAATTCGGCTGACCGGAACGCCATTCACGGTGACCGGGATGGAGTATCTGCCGCGCGGGACGCCTTGTGTGCTGGTGGTCAATCACGCCAGCTACCTCGACGGTTTCGTCCTGGTGGCGGCGCTGCCAGAACAGTTTGGCTTCGTAGCCAAGCGCGAATTGCTTGAGCACTTCATTCCGCGCGTCTATCTTCAACGCTTGGGCGCGGAGTTCGTTGAACGCTTCGCAGCCCACGAGAGTGTGCAAGATGCTCGGCGGCTGGAGGTCGCGCTGCGCGCCGGGCGTGCGTTGGTCTTTTTCCCCGAGGGCACGTTTACCCGTTTGCCCGGGTTGAAGTCCTTCCGGATGGGGGCCTTTGTTGTGGCCGCCAACACGGGCATCCCGGTTGTGCCGGTGGCGATCTGCGGCACCCGGTCCATTCTGCGTGACGGCCAATGGTGGCCACGGCGCGGCGCGATCACCATCACGTTTGGGGCTCCCTTGCTGCCCGTTACAGACGCGCACGAGGCCTTTGCCGCAGCGGTCGTGCTGCGCGATGCCGTCCGTGCTCATATTTTGCGTCACTGTGGCGAGCCGGACACCCAAGGAGAAGTGTGA
- a CDS encoding M28 family peptidase encodes MDSGQPIAAAPDVRERLKAIVRTLAETIGPRSYRDTASLAAAADFITQSFQAGGYTVILQPYEVNGQMYRNIIAERRGTEEPDRILIVGAHYDTVEGTPGADDNASGIAVLLELARLHAVTRFRNTVRFVAFTLEEPPFFRSRQMGSRVYARSLKERGERVEAMICLEMVGYYSQEKDSQSFPLFWLRWRYPSTGNFITVVGNSASEPLQARVRDGLKSHATLPVETFTGPWWIPGVDLSDHGSFWKEGYSAIMLTDTAFYRNPHYHRGTDRPDTLDYSAMAELAKGIAGALGALDQLSNAQH; translated from the coding sequence ATGGACTCTGGGCAACCAATTGCTGCCGCTCCCGATGTCCGTGAGCGGCTCAAAGCTATTGTCAGGACGTTGGCTGAGACCATCGGCCCCCGGAGTTATCGAGATACCGCAAGTCTGGCCGCGGCTGCCGACTTCATCACGCAGTCGTTTCAAGCGGGCGGATATACGGTTATCTTGCAGCCCTACGAGGTGAATGGGCAGATGTATCGCAACATCATCGCGGAACGGCGAGGGACGGAGGAGCCGGACCGTATCCTTATCGTCGGCGCCCATTACGACACAGTGGAAGGAACACCCGGCGCCGATGATAATGCCAGCGGCATCGCCGTGTTGCTGGAGCTGGCGCGCCTGCATGCGGTGACGCGCTTTCGGAATACGGTGCGCTTTGTCGCGTTTACACTGGAAGAGCCGCCGTTTTTTCGGAGCCGACAGATGGGCAGCCGCGTGTATGCCCGCAGTCTGAAAGAACGTGGAGAACGGGTCGAGGCGATGATCTGTCTGGAAATGGTCGGGTACTATTCGCAGGAGAAAGACAGTCAGTCTTTCCCGTTGTTCTGGCTCCGGTGGCGCTATCCGAGCACGGGTAACTTCATCACCGTCGTGGGCAATTCTGCATCAGAACCATTGCAGGCCCGCGTTCGTGATGGCCTCAAGTCTCACGCGACCTTGCCGGTGGAGACGTTCACCGGGCCCTGGTGGATTCCCGGTGTGGATCTCTCAGATCATGGGTCTTTTTGGAAGGAAGGGTATTCGGCGATCATGCTCACGGATACGGCGTTCTACCGGAACCCGCATTATCACCGGGGTACGGATCGGCCGGATACGCTGGACTACAGCGCGATGGCTGAATTAGCGAAAGGGATAGCCGGGGCTCTGGGAGCGTTGGACCAGTTATCGAACGCGCAACACTAA